In a single window of the Methylophaga frappieri genome:
- a CDS encoding DEAD/DEAH box helicase family protein, translating into MNELHLQDKFLIPFFCNELGYREVKANTVTNSLVIEEDLEAFISDTDLNKKAYDTLLKKYKGDKNLLLKELIELIQERIGSSRNMALFINANKSITLQGVKLHLFYPSDSVIHGNKLFEQNIFSVVQELPYKFKFQGEQIFSFRPDIVLFVNGIYLGYSELKSNYTSQNASKNGRGKVIKDYFEAVKAYHQHIDSNDMLSENEKLALRKDFLKIFEKAIHITTTDIGETYVIRTIADYFDEILTTCREGKFDREEIEKKAHSVFKLYPLLKPDADKKSKLKELFNALYSKFMVEKEILYYNFIERDVHVKKGIKEVKNEPGFLISPRPKQKFGTDKIMAKIDEFLDHEQDPDYFEKLLEKQLVGVSEAKKAELLQKRKAYSNNKNVYSLLMQYAAGFGKSNIIGWSALQLKDLRRPDENGNMQYVYDKVMIVVDRLQLRSQIDSLMLNMNIDKRLVVEATNKKTFQNALASDSRIVIVNLQKFGAVKEMMDASVLAKLAKMRIVFLIDEIHRSNSGDQHEEMVSIFDELQSPFDGEAYAGKATKKNLIVGFTATPDDHTLARFGEFSGYAESEKLWRPFDSFTMKEAIEDGFILNPLKNIVPVASKMLFDLPSNPLEGFTEKEFKDAQKKQVYENRERIDAISKYVADLLVKDVYRQIRGTGKAMLAVYSIKSAIAYKEAVTKYFNELVKLPKYEKYAEAPIHIVYSSNQDEQSATGLNEGLSEEKVLENFALKKNGLIIVVAKLQTGFDEKKLHTLFLDKEIRGISAIQTISRVNRTAKYKNDCKIVDFSYNNVNVQNIKDAFEHFSDVVVSDFDPFGDKKVLDILLTELNKSDTYDKFFNVFMGIYRDPVKRDQPESYLDFESSLKKYIEANPQRTADTKAKAAQYFTILNRIEFVIALDAKYSEPSFLFFWRKFNTLYNMLHRSDDVKDPIEVYFDNQIGMVEVIAEEPKKKKKKPTEVATGAPPGPGGQYDILAIIAARNDQEEKIGSLILEFESKISDFFSYVNSSTEGERLIVKIKSHVSENEIYDDFSKIYRKYRALYRSKVGDYFFKETEDLVDKLCDDFELMLREQD; encoded by the coding sequence ATGAACGAACTACACTTACAAGATAAGTTCTTGATTCCTTTCTTCTGTAATGAACTCGGCTACAGAGAAGTCAAGGCCAACACGGTGACCAACTCTTTAGTTATTGAGGAGGACTTAGAAGCTTTCATCAGTGACACTGATCTCAACAAGAAGGCTTACGATACGCTGCTAAAAAAGTATAAGGGTGACAAAAACCTATTACTTAAAGAGCTTATAGAGCTGATTCAAGAGCGTATTGGCAGTAGCCGTAATATGGCTTTGTTTATTAATGCAAATAAGTCGATTACCCTGCAAGGCGTAAAGCTGCACCTGTTCTACCCAAGTGATAGTGTCATTCACGGCAACAAGTTATTTGAGCAGAATATATTTTCGGTTGTACAGGAGCTGCCTTATAAGTTTAAGTTTCAGGGCGAGCAGATATTCTCATTCCGCCCTGATATCGTGCTTTTTGTAAATGGTATCTATCTGGGTTATAGCGAACTGAAAAGTAACTATACCAGCCAAAACGCTAGTAAAAACGGGCGCGGCAAGGTGATAAAAGACTACTTTGAAGCGGTGAAAGCCTATCACCAACATATCGATAGTAATGATATGTTGAGTGAAAATGAAAAGCTTGCGCTGCGCAAAGACTTTTTAAAGATATTCGAAAAGGCTATACATATCACCACAACAGATATTGGTGAAACCTATGTTATTCGCACCATTGCAGACTATTTCGATGAAATACTCACAACTTGTCGAGAAGGCAAGTTTGACCGAGAAGAGATAGAAAAAAAGGCGCATAGCGTATTTAAGCTATATCCTCTACTTAAACCTGATGCTGATAAAAAGTCCAAGCTAAAAGAGTTATTCAATGCTCTTTATAGTAAGTTCATGGTTGAGAAAGAAATCCTATACTACAACTTTATTGAACGCGACGTACACGTCAAAAAAGGCATTAAAGAGGTTAAGAATGAGCCGGGATTCTTAATTTCGCCGAGGCCAAAACAGAAGTTTGGTACAGATAAAATCATGGCTAAGATAGATGAATTTTTAGACCATGAACAAGACCCCGATTATTTCGAAAAGCTTCTTGAGAAGCAGTTGGTTGGCGTTAGTGAAGCTAAAAAAGCTGAGCTCCTTCAAAAGCGTAAAGCCTATTCGAATAACAAAAACGTTTATTCTCTATTAATGCAATATGCAGCAGGCTTTGGTAAGTCAAATATTATCGGTTGGTCGGCACTGCAACTAAAAGACCTTCGCCGCCCAGACGAAAATGGCAATATGCAGTACGTGTACGACAAGGTCATGATAGTCGTTGACCGATTGCAGTTGCGCAGCCAGATAGACTCACTAATGCTTAACATGAATATTGATAAGCGCTTGGTGGTTGAAGCTACGAACAAGAAGACCTTTCAAAATGCTTTAGCCTCTGATAGCCGAATTGTGATTGTTAACTTACAGAAGTTCGGCGCAGTTAAAGAGATGATGGATGCGAGTGTTTTAGCAAAGCTTGCCAAAATGCGTATTGTTTTTCTCATCGATGAGATACATCGCTCTAATAGTGGTGATCAACATGAAGAAATGGTCAGTATCTTCGACGAATTGCAAAGTCCTTTTGATGGCGAAGCTTATGCTGGGAAGGCAACGAAGAAGAACTTAATTGTCGGTTTCACCGCTACACCGGATGATCACACGCTGGCACGTTTTGGTGAATTTAGCGGTTATGCAGAAAGCGAAAAGCTGTGGCGGCCATTTGATAGCTTTACCATGAAAGAAGCGATAGAAGATGGCTTCATCCTCAACCCGCTTAAAAACATTGTACCAGTAGCATCTAAAATGCTATTTGATTTACCTTCAAATCCACTCGAAGGTTTCACAGAGAAGGAGTTTAAAGATGCTCAGAAAAAGCAGGTGTATGAGAACCGAGAACGTATTGACGCAATATCCAAGTATGTTGCCGACCTTCTGGTAAAAGATGTTTACCGCCAAATACGTGGTACTGGTAAAGCCATGCTTGCAGTATATTCCATTAAGTCGGCTATCGCTTATAAGGAAGCCGTCACTAAATACTTTAACGAGTTGGTTAAGCTTCCTAAATATGAGAAATATGCAGAGGCTCCAATTCATATTGTTTATTCGAGCAATCAGGACGAGCAAAGTGCTACGGGCTTGAATGAAGGCCTATCTGAAGAAAAAGTATTGGAGAACTTTGCCTTAAAGAAAAATGGCTTGATCATCGTTGTCGCCAAGCTTCAGACAGGGTTTGACGAGAAAAAACTGCATACGCTGTTTTTGGATAAAGAAATTCGTGGTATTAGCGCCATACAAACGATTTCACGTGTTAACAGAACGGCCAAGTATAAAAACGACTGTAAAATTGTTGATTTCTCTTATAACAATGTAAACGTTCAGAACATCAAAGATGCGTTTGAGCATTTCTCTGATGTTGTTGTCAGCGACTTTGATCCTTTCGGAGATAAAAAGGTTCTCGATATTCTCCTTACTGAGCTCAACAAGTCTGATACGTACGATAAGTTTTTCAATGTGTTTATGGGAATTTATAGGGACCCTGTCAAACGAGATCAGCCTGAATCCTATCTTGATTTTGAAAGCAGTCTTAAAAAATACATTGAAGCGAACCCTCAGCGCACAGCAGATACCAAGGCTAAAGCAGCACAATATTTTACGATATTAAATCGCATTGAATTTGTAATAGCCTTGGATGCCAAGTATAGCGAACCAAGCTTTCTGTTTTTTTGGCGTAAATTCAACACCCTATATAACATGCTTCATCGAAGCGATGACGTCAAAGACCCTATTGAAGTGTATTTTGACAACCAAATAGGCATGGTTGAAGTAATTGCTGAAGAACCTAAAAAGAAGAAAAAGAAACCAACAGAAGTCGCAACCGGAGCACCTCCTGGGCCTGGTGGGCAATATGACATTTTAGCAATTATTGCTGCACGCAACGATCAGGAAGAGAAAATCGGCTCACTCATTCTGGAATTCGAATCAAAAATTTCTGACTTCTTCAGCTATGTAAACAGCTCTACTGAAGGTGAGCGATTGATCGTTAAGATTAAGTCGCATGTTTCAGAAAATGAAATCTATGATGATTTTTCAAAAATTTATCGTAAGTATCGTGCGCTCTATCGTTCCAAAGTCGGTGACTATTTCTTTAAAGAGACTGAAGATTTGGTTGATAAACTTTGTGATGATTTTGAGCTGATGCTCAGAGAGCAAGACTAA
- a CDS encoding restriction endonuclease subunit S — protein MKLHSETYDSYKNAEGEWSETIPSEWQEKRVKDLFRLVTDAAPADNDYELLSLYAGIGVKPRKDLEARGNKASTTDGYWIVRKNDIVVNKLLAWMGSVGLSEYDGVTSPAYDVLRQVSKDIDPRYFAYLFRTETAKKIFRKNSRGIMDMRLRLYFDKLGAITVPNPSYAEQATISDYLDTKSKQIDSKQKLLLEKIKKYKELRESIIFNAVVNGVENECIFEESGYIWAAKKPKHWEVKRLKELGDTIMGQSPESSSYVDEGKGEAFLQGNAEFGAEHPQEKVWCNAVKKYAKEGDILVSVRAPVGAVNVANKAYGIGRGLCAFRSKGDHRYHLYLMKSLCRYFNSIATGSTYVAISVQDIRDTLVPNPPYHEQLKISAYLDSATERLDGIINNLKTQLTKLSELRVAIVNDAVNGHVKITKTSNDAGGAA, from the coding sequence ATGAAGTTGCATTCAGAAACCTATGATTCGTATAAAAACGCCGAAGGCGAATGGTCAGAAACTATACCTAGTGAGTGGCAAGAAAAGCGCGTAAAAGATCTATTTAGGTTAGTAACCGACGCAGCACCAGCAGACAATGATTACGAGTTACTCTCTTTATATGCAGGCATTGGGGTAAAGCCACGCAAAGATTTGGAAGCCAGAGGTAACAAAGCCAGCACGACCGATGGGTATTGGATTGTCAGAAAGAACGATATTGTCGTGAACAAGCTTTTGGCTTGGATGGGTTCAGTGGGCTTGTCTGAATATGATGGTGTTACTAGTCCTGCCTATGACGTACTGAGACAGGTAAGTAAAGACATTGACCCAAGGTACTTTGCTTATCTTTTTAGAACTGAAACAGCCAAAAAAATATTCCGTAAAAATTCACGCGGCATTATGGACATGCGTTTGCGGCTATACTTTGACAAGCTTGGAGCAATTACAGTTCCAAATCCTTCCTATGCTGAGCAAGCAACTATATCAGACTACTTGGACACAAAAAGTAAACAAATAGATTCCAAACAAAAGTTACTGCTAGAGAAGATCAAAAAGTATAAAGAGCTTAGAGAAAGCATAATTTTTAATGCAGTGGTTAATGGCGTAGAAAATGAATGTATTTTTGAAGAAAGTGGTTATATCTGGGCAGCTAAAAAGCCTAAGCATTGGGAAGTAAAACGACTTAAAGAGCTTGGTGATACTATTATGGGGCAATCACCAGAGTCGTCAAGTTACGTAGATGAAGGTAAAGGCGAAGCATTCTTGCAAGGAAATGCAGAATTTGGCGCTGAGCATCCACAAGAAAAGGTTTGGTGCAATGCTGTTAAAAAATATGCCAAAGAAGGCGATATATTGGTATCCGTGAGAGCGCCTGTTGGTGCTGTGAACGTGGCAAATAAAGCCTATGGAATTGGTCGTGGCCTTTGTGCCTTCCGCTCCAAAGGTGATCATCGATATCACCTTTATCTAATGAAATCATTATGTAGGTATTTCAATAGTATAGCAACTGGCTCTACGTATGTTGCTATATCTGTCCAAGATATTCGAGACACTTTAGTTCCTAACCCACCATATCATGAGCAATTGAAAATTTCGGCATATCTAGATTCGGCAACTGAAAGGCTAGATGGAATTATTAATAATCTCAAAACTCAGTTAACTAAATTGTCGGAGTTGAGGGTTGCAATAGTAAATGACGCAGTAAATGGACACGTTAAGATTACAAAAACCAGCAATGATGCAGGAGGAGCTGCATGA